The Vicinamibacterales bacterium sequence TCTCGCTCGATGTAAATCAGCGCCTTGCGTGGCAGGAGGGGATCCAGATCCTTCGGTCGACCCTTAAGGGATTCTCAGGACGTCTGTTTCTGGAGTTTGAGGTTCCGCGGCTCGGCAGCCGGATCGACGCCGTACTGATTGAGGGCCCGGTGGTGTTTCCCATCGAGTTCAAGTGCGGAGAACGGCACTTCACAATCGATGCCGTCAATCAAGTATGGGACTACGGCCTCGACCTAAAGAACTTCCACCTGGCCAGTCATTCGGCGCAGATCTTCCCACTGCTGGTGGCGACGAGAGCTGAAGAAGGCGACACGGCCTGGCAACCTGCGCACGCTGATGGCGTCCGGCCGCCTCGCAGAGTCGCCGTCCACCAGTTCAGTCACGCGATTGCCGAGGCCCTAGCAACTGCTAGTGGGCCCAGTCTCGACAGCGCGGCATGGGGTCGCTCACCGTATCACCCCACGCCGACCATCATCGAAGCTGCTCGAGCGCTCTACTCACGGCACTCAGTCGCTGCAATCACCAGAAATGACGCCGGGGCGAAGAACCTTCGCGTCACCTCCGGCGCCGTTGAGGAGATCATTGAGCAATCCCGGGCGCGTCGCGAGAAGGCAATCGTATTCGTCACCGGAGTCCCGGGCGCTGGGAAGACATTGGTCGGCCTTAACGTGGCTACGAGGCGTCGTGACTTTGGAGAGACTCGGGCCGTGTTTCTGTCGGGCAATGGCCCGCTCGTTTCAGTTCTTCAAGAGGCGCTCACGCGAGACGAGTTCGCTCGTCAGCATAGAGCCGTTCGAAAGGGTGTCATTCGCCAGCAAGTCAAGCCCTTCATCCAGAATGTTCATCACTTCCGCGACGATGGGCTGCGGGATTCTGCGCCACCTGGAGACCACGTGGTGATCTTCGACGAGGCCCAGCGCGCATGGAACCTCGAGAAGACCGCCGACTTTATGAAACGGCGCAAGGGCCGGCCCGGCTTTGATCAGTCGGAGTCTGAGTTTCTCGTGTCGTACCTCGAGCGCCACGACTCATGGGCGGTGATCGTATGCCTCGTCGGAGGTGGACAAGAGATTCACACGGGAGAAGCAGGAATCTCGGCGTGGCTTGAGGCGGTCCACCGCGCGTTCCCACATTGGAACACGTATGTCTCGCCTGACCTTTCTGGATCGGAGTACGACGCAGAATCGGCCGTCGAGCTGCTGCGTCCTGCGGGTCGGCTCATCAGGGACCCACGCCTTCACCTGGCCACGTCGATGCGATCGTTCCGGTCCGAGCGAGTGTCCGGGTTTGTGAAGGCACTCCTTGACTGCAACTCACGAGCGGCCCGTGACCTGTTTCAGCAGCTGAGATCCCGCTACCCCATCGCTGCTACGCGGGACCTGTCGGTCGCCAAGGACTGGATCCGTGGTCACGCTCGTGGCTCTGAGCAATCTGGGCTACTGGCATCCTCGCAGGCCATGAGGCTCAAACCGCACGCCATCGACG is a genomic window containing:
- a CDS encoding DUF2075 domain-containing protein, which translates into the protein MPVEPEPRAIPAYYTASVKDFLSTAPEEVFGRLAIADGGISLDVNQRLAWQEGIQILRSTLKGFSGRLFLEFEVPRLGSRIDAVLIEGPVVFPIEFKCGERHFTIDAVNQVWDYGLDLKNFHLASHSAQIFPLLVATRAEEGDTAWQPAHADGVRPPRRVAVHQFSHAIAEALATASGPSLDSAAWGRSPYHPTPTIIEAARALYSRHSVAAITRNDAGAKNLRVTSGAVEEIIEQSRARREKAIVFVTGVPGAGKTLVGLNVATRRRDFGETRAVFLSGNGPLVSVLQEALTRDEFARQHRAVRKGVIRQQVKPFIQNVHHFRDDGLRDSAPPGDHVVIFDEAQRAWNLEKTADFMKRRKGRPGFDQSESEFLVSYLERHDSWAVIVCLVGGGQEIHTGEAGISAWLEAVHRAFPHWNTYVSPDLSGSEYDAESAVELLRPAGRLIRDPRLHLATSMRSFRSERVSGFVKALLDCNSRAARDLFQQLRSRYPIAATRDLSVAKDWIRGHARGSEQSGLLASSQAMRLKPHAIDVRVSVDPIHWFLGDRSDTRSSYYLEDAATEFQVQGLEVDWACVTWDADLRLQGGQWAFHSFRGDKWTKVRQPDRQRYLLNAYRVLLTRARQGMVIFVPPGHQRDATRPPEFYDETFDFLIGLGVPVA